The sequence TTCGACGGGTTCTGACGGCAGAAGGATACACCGTGGTTGAAGCGGAAAACGCCCAACAGGCTTTGGAATACCTGGGAAAAGAAACGCCCGACCTGATTTTGATGGATATCAACATCCCGGAAATCGATGGTTACACCCTGACCAAGCAACTCAAGGCCCGGCCTCAACTGCAACATGTCCCAATTATCGCCATGACCGCGAATGTGATGAAAGGCGACATGGAGAAAGCCTTACAAGCGGGATGCGACGGCTATATCCCCAAACCGATTGATATCGACTTACTTCCTGAACAAATCGCCCGTTACATAGCAAAATCTCGCTCTGTTCAATGAGGGTTCTCATGCCTGTATCTAAATCTCGCCCTCCCACCCCGAAGCCCAAAAACGAAACAACTTCACCCCCCATTACGCCCATTGATCCTGAAGGGGCCACCGTCCTGGTGGTCGAAGACAATGTCTCCAACTTCGTGCTCATCGCCCGCCTGTTGGGGTACATGGGCATTCATTGCGAATGGAAAACCAGCGGCTATGAGGTGGTGGAATTCGCCGACACATTACCCCGGGTGGATCTCATCCTGATGGACATCCGCCTGCCCTACGAAGACGGTTATGCAGCCCTGCGCAAAATCCGCAACTCCCCCTCTTTGAAAGACACGCTGGTGGTGGCCGTCACGGCAGAAGCCAGCCTGGAGCAAATGAACAAAGCCAAAACCGCCGGTTTCGACGGTTTCATCGGCAAGCCCATCGACCCCGACCGATTTCCCGAGCAAATCCGCCGCATCCTGGCCGGCGAATCCGTTTGGGAACTTTGACCTCCGCCGGGAGTGCTCTCCATGAGCCAAGCCGTCCCCTCGCAACCGATGTTTCGCGGCCGCCTGGCCCGCCGTATCATGCTGGTTTTGTTGCCCTTCATCATCATCCCTGTGCTCATCATGGGCTACGCCGCGTACCGGCGGGCGCAGAACCTGCTCATCGAACAAGCCACCCAGCAAATTCAAGCCCTCGCCGAAGTCACCCTCAACGACCTCCAGGCCTGGTTACGGACCAAACAGGTCCGTCTTAGCCTGGCGCTGTATCACACCGACACGCAAGCCCTGTTGGAGAAAATCCTCCACACCTCCCGTTTCGCCCCGGATTTCCCCCGTCAGCGCAAACGGTTGCTTGCCGCCCTCCAACGGGCCAACCGCAACGCCTCGTTGCTTCTGTTTAACGAGTTCCTGGTGGTCAACGAGCAAGGGGTGGTGCTCGTCAGCACACACCCCGAACTGGAAGGCCTTGATCTCTCTCTGGCGCCCTGGTGGCCGCGCCTGACGCCTGTGCTTCAGGGGGAGCAATCCTTTGTCCACTTCGGTAGTGCCCATCTCAACCCCTTGCTTCCCAAAAACACCTTCGGCGTGCTCACCGCTACCCGCGGGGTCACTCCCACCACGCAAGGCGTACTCA is a genomic window of Anaerolineae bacterium containing:
- a CDS encoding response regulator, with the translated sequence RRVLTAEGYTVVEAENAQQALEYLGKETPDLILMDINIPEIDGYTLTKQLKARPQLQHVPIIAMTANVMKGDMEKALQAGCDGYIPKPIDIDLLPEQIARYIAKSRSVQ
- a CDS encoding response regulator → MPVSKSRPPTPKPKNETTSPPITPIDPEGATVLVVEDNVSNFVLIARLLGYMGIHCEWKTSGYEVVEFADTLPRVDLILMDIRLPYEDGYAALRKIRNSPSLKDTLVVAVTAEASLEQMNKAKTAGFDGFIGKPIDPDRFPEQIRRILAGESVWEL